Proteins from a genomic interval of Niabella soli DSM 19437:
- a CDS encoding Gfo/Idh/MocA family protein has product MSTKTGRRNFIKTAGVAGLYAALGPGFTRIVPSQAALRRVGIIGLDTSHSVEFIKSLNKAKDTATYNSYYVSIAYPYGSKKIKSSYSRIDQFTQMAKENGVTIAGSIDELLNNCDVVLLETNDGNLHLEQATKVFKSGKKVFIDKPVAAQMKDVISIYQLAKKYNTPMFSASSLRYIEKAQQVRAHSYGAVLGACAFSPATIDASHTDLFWYGIHGVELLYTIMGTGCVSVQQTSTADTDVVVGTWDDGRIGVFRGTRNGKHDYGGIVHAEKATVYIDKYDGYDPLLKEIIKFFETGIAPVAAAETLEIYAFMDAAAKSKMNKGQRVTLQKIVL; this is encoded by the coding sequence ATGAGCACTAAAACAGGCCGGAGAAACTTTATTAAAACAGCAGGTGTTGCTGGGTTGTATGCAGCATTGGGACCGGGGTTCACCCGCATCGTACCCTCCCAGGCGGCATTGCGCAGGGTAGGCATTATTGGCCTGGACACCTCGCATAGCGTTGAGTTTATAAAATCATTAAACAAGGCGAAAGACACAGCAACCTACAACTCCTATTACGTTTCCATTGCTTATCCCTATGGCAGTAAAAAGATCAAAAGCAGCTACAGCCGCATCGATCAATTTACCCAAATGGCAAAAGAAAACGGCGTAACAATCGCCGGCTCTATTGATGAGTTGCTCAACAATTGTGATGTGGTGTTACTGGAAACCAACGACGGCAACCTGCACCTGGAGCAGGCTACAAAAGTTTTCAAAAGCGGGAAAAAAGTTTTTATCGACAAACCGGTTGCCGCTCAAATGAAGGATGTTATCAGCATCTACCAGCTTGCAAAAAAATACAATACCCCGATGTTTTCCGCGTCTTCCTTACGTTATATTGAAAAAGCACAACAGGTGCGGGCTCATAGCTATGGGGCCGTTTTAGGCGCCTGCGCCTTTAGCCCGGCAACAATTGACGCTTCCCATACGGATCTGTTCTGGTATGGCATACATGGAGTGGAGTTGCTTTATACGATAATGGGCACAGGATGCGTAAGCGTGCAGCAAACCTCTACTGCCGATACAGATGTAGTGGTAGGCACCTGGGATGATGGCCGGATTGGCGTCTTTCGCGGCACACGCAATGGCAAACATGATTACGGAGGCATTGTGCACGCAGAGAAAGCTACCGTATATATTGATAAGTATGACGGGTACGACCCTTTGCTAAAAGAGATCATTAAATTTTTTGAAACCGGCATTGCACCGGTTGCTGCTGCTGAAACTTTAGAAATCTACGCCTTTATGGATGCTGCAGCCAAAAGCAAAATGAATAAAGGGCAAAGGGTTACCCTGCAAAAAATAGTTTTATAA
- a CDS encoding SusC/RagA family TonB-linked outer membrane protein yields MCTRFVKLLFCTAVGMLGLFSAQGQGISGVVRANTDNRPLQGVTVQIAGKPGMVTATNVDGSYQLGVGGATDSVRFSHVGFEPLTLAIAGRSKINVSLTPANASLDQVVIIGYGSVRKLDLTGSVGTVNVEDMKKAPVASFAQALAGRVAGVQVNSTDGQPGGGMNIMIRGAGSLTQSTTPLYVVDGFPIENLDPNTLNMDDIASVSILKDASSTAIYGSRGANGVVLIQTKRGKQGKPEVSLGATMGYQLKPPLIPVMSPYDFVKYQMELNPNTFNTPAYTALGKTLDSYKNVPGINWQDEIMQTGVYQNYNLGIRGGSEQTKYSLSGSVFNQKGVIINTGMKRYTGRLSLDQTLSDKFKVGTNVAITQTDIYGQQIRSIYGGGNATSPALIRAWMYRPVSALEGEDLLNEDADQQAVNASDFRINPVTDLQNQFQHTINNQVESDAYVSFAITPKLTLKSTGGLMQTRVRNEQFYNSKTSQGSPLNPSNKNGVWGSLSNTTTNSYFNENTLNYKTTIGTDHSINGLLLFGVNRYKTSYSFFTGTQLPNEQKGIDGLDESPGGTFNSPSIYSTLNTMVSYAARIDYNFRSKYLLTVNFRADGSSKFLNPWGYFPGGAIAWNMGQEDFFRKALPFITNSKLRASYGQNGNNRVGDFDEFAKLTLNNTGQGYSFNKQAPIPAAYLSTLGNPQLQWEKSEQIDVGYEIGILDNRIGLEVDWYRRTASNLLLNTDLPQSSGFGSAQVNIGRLRNTGWEFTLNTTNIKTKDLNWTSSFNISFNKNKIISLANGQTALSRVPTYLSQFGQPLYLAEVGKPVGMMIGYIWDGNYQYTDFDNPAPGVYILKKSVAASGTARNTIQPGDIKLRDLNGDGTVNAADMTVIGRGQPVHIGGFSNNISYKNFSLNVFFQWSYGNNLYNANRLLLEGNSNGFANINQYATYANRWSPTNPTNENYRTRGQGFIGYFSSKNVEDGSYLRLKTLSLAYSLPSRLIRKAYLRNLSVDLSAQNLFTWTKYSGLDPEVSTADNVLMPGYDFSAYPNVRTIVFGLKATF; encoded by the coding sequence ATGTGTACTCGATTTGTAAAATTACTTTTCTGTACCGCTGTAGGGATGCTGGGGCTTTTTTCCGCGCAGGGGCAGGGGATCAGCGGGGTGGTTCGCGCTAATACGGATAACCGGCCGTTACAGGGAGTTACGGTTCAAATTGCCGGCAAACCGGGGATGGTAACCGCCACCAATGTAGACGGCAGCTATCAGTTGGGCGTAGGCGGTGCAACCGATTCCGTGCGGTTCTCTCACGTCGGTTTTGAACCCCTTACTCTTGCCATTGCCGGCCGTTCAAAAATTAATGTGTCGCTGACGCCCGCGAATGCTTCGCTGGACCAGGTGGTGATCATCGGTTACGGATCGGTGCGCAAGCTGGACCTGACCGGCTCCGTGGGAACCGTTAATGTAGAAGATATGAAGAAAGCGCCCGTGGCCTCTTTTGCACAAGCCCTTGCCGGAAGGGTGGCCGGCGTACAGGTAAACAGTACGGACGGACAACCGGGAGGCGGCATGAATATTATGATACGGGGAGCCGGCTCCCTTACGCAAAGCACAACGCCCCTGTATGTGGTGGATGGGTTCCCTATCGAAAACCTGGACCCCAACACCCTTAATATGGATGATATAGCATCCGTATCCATCCTGAAAGATGCTTCGTCTACGGCTATTTATGGTTCAAGGGGAGCAAACGGGGTGGTACTGATCCAAACCAAAAGAGGCAAACAGGGAAAGCCGGAGGTTTCTCTCGGGGCAACCATGGGTTACCAGTTAAAGCCACCATTGATTCCGGTAATGAGCCCCTACGATTTTGTAAAATATCAAATGGAGCTGAACCCGAATACCTTTAATACACCGGCTTATACGGCATTGGGCAAAACGCTGGACAGTTACAAAAATGTACCCGGCATCAACTGGCAGGACGAGATCATGCAGACAGGAGTATACCAGAATTACAACCTGGGTATCCGCGGCGGATCGGAGCAGACAAAATATTCGCTGTCCGGATCTGTATTTAACCAGAAAGGAGTAATTATTAATACCGGGATGAAACGTTATACCGGAAGGCTTTCACTGGATCAGACCCTCTCGGATAAATTTAAAGTTGGAACCAATGTAGCCATTACACAAACTGATATTTACGGACAGCAGATCCGGTCTATTTATGGAGGCGGTAATGCCACTTCTCCTGCGCTGATCCGGGCATGGATGTACCGCCCGGTATCTGCCCTTGAAGGGGAAGACCTGTTAAACGAAGACGCCGATCAGCAGGCGGTTAACGCAAGTGATTTTCGTATTAACCCGGTTACGGATCTGCAAAACCAATTCCAGCATACCATTAACAACCAGGTGGAATCGGATGCGTATGTTAGCTTTGCCATTACACCGAAGCTGACGCTTAAATCCACCGGCGGCTTAATGCAGACACGCGTGCGCAACGAACAGTTTTACAATTCTAAAACATCGCAGGGAAGTCCGCTGAACCCGTCAAACAAAAATGGGGTATGGGGGAGTTTGAGCAATACTACTACCAATAGTTATTTCAATGAAAATACGCTGAATTATAAAACCACTATCGGAACGGATCATTCCATCAATGGTTTATTGTTGTTTGGGGTAAACCGGTACAAAACATCTTATTCGTTTTTTACCGGTACGCAGCTTCCCAATGAACAAAAAGGAATTGATGGGCTGGATGAATCTCCCGGCGGAACATTTAACTCGCCAAGCATTTATAGCACGCTGAATACAATGGTTTCCTACGCGGCCAGGATCGATTATAATTTCAGATCGAAATACCTGCTTACCGTGAACTTCAGGGCCGACGGTTCTTCCAAATTCTTAAACCCCTGGGGCTATTTTCCCGGAGGCGCCATTGCCTGGAACATGGGGCAGGAAGATTTTTTTCGTAAGGCGCTCCCGTTCATTACCAATTCCAAACTGCGGGCCAGCTATGGGCAGAACGGAAATAACAGGGTAGGCGATTTTGACGAGTTTGCAAAACTTACCTTAAATAACACCGGGCAGGGATATTCGTTTAATAAACAGGCGCCTATACCGGCAGCTTATTTATCCACTTTGGGAAATCCGCAATTGCAGTGGGAAAAATCGGAGCAGATAGATGTGGGGTATGAAATCGGGATATTGGACAACCGGATCGGACTAGAAGTAGATTGGTATCGCCGCACCGCTTCCAACCTGCTGCTGAACACTGATCTGCCACAGAGCTCGGGCTTTGGTTCGGCACAGGTTAATATTGGAAGGCTGCGCAACACGGGCTGGGAGTTCACCCTTAATACAACTAATATAAAAACAAAGGACCTGAACTGGACCAGCAGCTTCAACATCAGCTTTAATAAAAATAAAATTATATCGCTTGCGAATGGGCAAACGGCATTGAGCAGGGTTCCCACTTATTTATCCCAGTTTGGGCAACCGCTTTACCTGGCGGAAGTGGGCAAGCCGGTGGGGATGATGATCGGCTACATCTGGGATGGGAATTACCAGTACACCGATTTTGATAATCCGGCTCCGGGAGTATATATTCTTAAAAAGAGCGTTGCTGCCAGTGGCACGGCGCGGAATACCATTCAGCCCGGCGATATTAAGCTCCGGGATTTGAATGGAGATGGCACTGTTAATGCCGCCGACATGACCGTTATCGGACGGGGACAGCCCGTGCATATTGGTGGATTTTCAAATAATATAAGCTACAAAAATTTTTCGCTGAATGTTTTTTTCCAATGGTCTTACGGCAATAATCTTTACAATGCCAACCGGCTGTTGCTGGAAGGGAATAGTAATGGTTTCGCCAATATCAATCAGTACGCCACTTACGCCAACCGCTGGTCTCCCACCAATCCCACTAACGAAAATTATCGCACCAGGGGCCAGGGGTTCATCGGTTATTTTTCATCAAAGAATGTAGAGGACGGGTCTTATTTGAGGTTGAAAACATTGTCGCTAGCCTATTCGCTTCCGTCCAGGCTGATCCGGAAGGCATACCTGAGAAATCTTTCTGTAGATCTTTCTGCCCAAAACCTGTTTACCTGGACTAAATATTCGGGTCTGGATCCCGAAGTGTCCACCGCAGATAACGTGTTGATGCCGGGGTATGATTTTTCAGCATATCCTAATGTGCGCACTATTGTATTTGGTTTGAAAGCAACTTTTTAA
- a CDS encoding amidohydrolase family protein, with product MLIDSNAYIGHWPFLKLDYNTPETLQGRMKEFGTDVSVISNLNGIFYKNTQHANDELFDALRSKSTYRDRLIPFAVINPVYGGWRDDFKICTTTMGMKGVRLYPQYHGYDIAAAPCIELVKMCRDKGLPVAFCLRMVDSRTSSWMDLDKEWTLKDIVPIVKAVPDARYLIVNVANSTALNEEELNLFRKADLLIDTSGRNITNWSGLFKQFGTNKFCFGTHSPILDYFSGLLRIESLREKEADEKTKEGLRSGNIKKWLGL from the coding sequence ATGTTAATTGACAGCAATGCCTATATCGGCCACTGGCCCTTTCTGAAATTGGACTACAATACACCGGAGACCCTCCAGGGAAGAATGAAGGAATTTGGGACAGACGTTTCGGTGATCAGCAATCTTAACGGCATTTTTTATAAGAACACGCAGCATGCCAATGACGAATTATTTGATGCCCTCCGCAGCAAAAGCACGTACCGCGACCGGCTGATCCCCTTCGCAGTTATCAATCCGGTATATGGTGGCTGGCGCGATGATTTTAAGATATGCACCACCACAATGGGAATGAAGGGAGTACGGCTCTATCCTCAATATCATGGTTATGATATAGCGGCTGCACCTTGTATAGAACTGGTAAAAATGTGCCGCGATAAAGGCCTGCCCGTTGCCTTCTGCCTGAGAATGGTCGACAGCCGCACCAGCTCCTGGATGGATCTCGACAAGGAATGGACTTTAAAAGATATAGTGCCCATTGTAAAAGCCGTTCCGGATGCAAGGTACCTTATCGTAAATGTAGCCAACAGCACGGCGCTTAATGAGGAAGAACTAAACCTTTTCCGAAAGGCCGATCTGCTGATCGATACATCGGGTAGGAATATAACGAACTGGAGCGGGTTGTTTAAACAGTTCGGAACAAACAAATTTTGTTTTGGTACGCATTCGCCCATCCTGGATTATTTTTCCGGATTATTGCGGATTGAATCCCTGAGGGAAAAGGAAGCCGATGAAAAAACAAAAGAAGGGTTGCGGTCAGGCAATATAAAAAAATGGTTGGGATTATAA
- a CDS encoding alpha/beta hydrolase gives MRTLIHFRFIAVIAIVLFAGACGLSRNSHAGKVFLVYKGRKITTVEQWNKKRKTILAHMQEAMGPLPDLKRNPPFNVHVLDSTTGTGYKRYTIRFTVAKGEDLPALLYLPLEPTARKKIPAVIALHGTDNLGKLSVAGYSALANRDYAKKLAERGYVVLAPDYPSFGDLKNYDFDNDRYQSGTMKGIFDHMRCVDYLQSLPMVDASKIAVIGHSLGGHNALFLGAFDQRVKVVIASCGWRLFPYYDLGPAMEKQYGGKLGPWAQKRYMPLLKEKYQLQPGRIPFDFDDIIATIAPRVFFTNSPLRDANFSVAGVRAGLKNISAVYGLYNASGALYTCFPDAAHDFPEAATKAAFHVLDSVFKK, from the coding sequence ATGCGAACTCTTATACACTTCAGGTTTATTGCGGTAATCGCTATTGTACTCTTCGCCGGCGCCTGCGGGCTTAGCAGGAACAGCCATGCAGGCAAAGTCTTCCTGGTGTACAAAGGCAGGAAAATAACAACGGTTGAACAGTGGAACAAAAAGCGAAAAACTATTTTAGCCCATATGCAGGAAGCAATGGGTCCCTTGCCTGACCTGAAAAGAAACCCGCCGTTTAATGTTCATGTTTTAGACAGCACAACCGGTACGGGGTATAAGCGATATACAATCCGGTTTACCGTTGCAAAAGGAGAGGACCTGCCGGCTTTGTTGTACCTGCCACTTGAACCAACAGCCCGTAAAAAGATCCCGGCTGTAATTGCCTTGCATGGAACCGATAATCTGGGAAAATTATCCGTAGCGGGATACAGTGCGCTGGCCAACAGGGATTATGCAAAAAAACTGGCGGAGCGGGGTTATGTAGTACTGGCGCCGGATTACCCGAGTTTCGGTGATCTGAAGAATTATGATTTTGATAACGACCGGTACCAATCGGGTACTATGAAGGGCATCTTTGATCATATGCGCTGCGTGGACTATCTACAGTCGCTGCCCATGGTAGATGCTTCAAAAATTGCGGTGATCGGACATTCGCTCGGAGGGCACAATGCCCTATTCCTGGGCGCGTTTGATCAAAGAGTAAAAGTGGTAATCGCCAGTTGCGGCTGGAGGCTGTTCCCCTATTATGACCTGGGGCCGGCAATGGAAAAACAATACGGCGGAAAGCTGGGCCCCTGGGCGCAAAAAAGATACATGCCCTTACTTAAAGAGAAATACCAGTTACAGCCCGGGCGTATTCCTTTCGATTTTGATGACATTATTGCTACAATAGCACCGCGTGTATTCTTCACCAACTCCCCGCTGCGGGATGCAAATTTCAGTGTAGCAGGGGTAAGGGCCGGATTGAAAAACATAAGTGCGGTGTATGGCCTCTATAACGCCTCGGGAGCTTTGTATACCTGTTTCCCTGATGCCGCGCACGACTTTCCGGAGGCTGCTACAAAAGCAGCTTTTCATGTGCTGGACAGCGTCTTTAAAAAATAA
- a CDS encoding amidohydrolase family protein → MNRRKFVTRGTAGMAAMLVSSASIGKSAPGIREAAAPVTSGPQRYDLMKEVMKYRKIDTHAHIYWTDDSPETQLDYGRRLGIEKQVISRYLDVMPGTPDQFRKFNDLTIKAIKKYPDHLLGGFVLNPVYKQESLDEIKRCTDAGMIGTGELYYQVKINDPKYFPIIEKLIDLKMIIHSHGECQLGVGGYRMKYNGYKQPNTSIPEDFVDIARRYPEGIFQYAHIGMGGDWEYECKLFRDYPNIYVDTSGSNNAENMIDFAVSHLGEDRLFFASDNSYYQSVGKILAANLTERQKQKIFFDNYNNLLKKGGRGVD, encoded by the coding sequence ATGAATCGAAGAAAATTTGTTACCCGGGGAACGGCTGGCATGGCCGCAATGCTGGTGAGCAGCGCCTCAATTGGAAAATCAGCCCCGGGCATCCGGGAAGCAGCGGCGCCCGTCACATCCGGGCCGCAGCGATACGATCTGATGAAGGAGGTGATGAAATACCGGAAAATAGATACGCACGCCCATATTTACTGGACAGACGATAGTCCGGAAACACAGCTCGACTACGGGAGGAGATTGGGGATTGAGAAGCAGGTTATTTCCAGGTACCTGGATGTGATGCCCGGCACGCCCGACCAGTTCAGGAAGTTCAATGATCTTACCATAAAAGCCATTAAAAAATATCCGGATCACCTCCTGGGCGGCTTCGTTCTGAATCCTGTTTACAAACAGGAATCCCTGGATGAGATCAAAAGGTGCACCGACGCCGGGATGATCGGCACGGGAGAACTTTACTACCAGGTAAAGATCAATGACCCAAAATATTTTCCGATCATTGAAAAACTGATCGACCTGAAGATGATCATCCATTCCCATGGAGAATGCCAGCTTGGTGTAGGCGGATATCGGATGAAATACAATGGCTATAAACAGCCCAATACCTCCATCCCCGAGGATTTTGTGGATATCGCCCGGCGTTACCCGGAAGGCATATTTCAATACGCTCATATTGGTATGGGCGGCGATTGGGAATATGAATGTAAATTGTTTAGGGATTACCCGAATATTTATGTAGACACTTCCGGGAGTAACAATGCTGAAAACATGATCGACTTTGCGGTGTCACACCTTGGCGAAGACCGCTTGTTTTTTGCGTCGGACAACTCCTATTACCAAAGTGTGGGCAAGATACTGGCAGCCAACCTGACCGAACGTCAGAAACAGAAAATCTTTTTTGATAATTACAATAATCTTTTAAAAAAGGGAGGTAGAGGTGTTGATTGA